A region from the Benincasa hispida cultivar B227 chromosome 12, ASM972705v1, whole genome shotgun sequence genome encodes:
- the LOC120092732 gene encoding uncharacterized protein LOC120092732 isoform X4: MLRTHPTHKGVPPYPLYKRLTLALWESLCSGTFCPMYKRMSIKNGESSLKQKEEIWLKLIMDKGSEMVQVSDRCNFPFIATDKINFILHLKTLLFQQVLKSLNLELDVDEPFFTQLNDGQKSIEVKYALGKYDRLEPGMLIIFNKCLVFEISDIRWYVSVSDMLESENLQSILPGVESIDEGLQILKSLNREEEEMADSVIAICISSVPFQPYVSLAAIISGLSYEGLQGLLGLTHTAGTVPDVLPPPRSVLLSSFVLPYKLKGKGIKLTHGAKALAKHHHRPSSKYWGTFDGNESDKNRLAMNTIVHLIAHCCWMNIHIVAPHGIVFEIRIAEGYGARWSKDGNKFIGFLEPYMEDGHLKGWKH, encoded by the exons ATGCTTAGGACCCATCCCACCCACAAAG GTGTTCCTCCATATCCTTTATACAAACGTTTAACATTAGCTTTGTGGGAATCCCTCTGTTCTGGCACTTTCTGTCCAATGTATAAGAGAATGTCAATTAAGAATGGAGAAAGTTCTTTAAAGCAGAAAGAGGAAATATGGTTGAAGCTGATTATGGATAAGGGGTCTGAAATGGTACAGGTAAGTGATAGAtgtaattttccttttatagcAACTGATAAGATCAACTTTATCCTTCATTTAAAGACTCTTTTATTTCAGCAGGTGCTTAAATCTCTTAACCTTGAACTTGATGTTGATGAACCTTTCTTTACGCAGCTAAATG ATGGCCAAAAATCAATTGAAGTAAAGTATGCTTTGGGCAAATACGatag ACTTGAACCAGGAATGCTGATTATCTTCAATAAATGTCTTGTATTTGAAATCTCG GATATCCGCTGGTATGTGTCAGTTTCTGATATGTTGGAGTCTGAAAACCTTCAAAGCATCCTGCCTGGAGTTGAAAGCATTGACGAAG gtTTGCAAATATTGAAATCTTTGAacagagaagaggaagaaatggcTGACAGTGTTATTGCTATATGTATTTCAAGTGTACCATTTCAGCCTTACGTTTCTTTAGCTGCAATAATCTCA GGGCTGAGTTATGAAGGTCTTCAAGGTCTTCTCGGCTTGACACATACTGCAGGAACGGTTCCTGATGTTCTTCCCCCACCAAGATCAGTTCTTTTATCTTCATTTGTGCTTCCATATAAACTCAAG GGTAAAGGCATAAAGTTAACTCATGGAGCTAAGGCATTGGCAAAGCATCATCATAGACCTAGCAGCAAATATTGGGGTACTTTTGATGGAAATG AATCTGATAAGAACAGGCTTGCCATGAATACGATTGTTCACTTGATAGCTCATTGTTGCTGGATGAATATTCATATTGTTGCACCACATGGGATAGTTTTTGAGATAAGAATAGCAGAAGGGTATGGTGCCAGGTGGTCAAAAGATGGAAACAAG TTCATTGGATTTCTGGAGCCATACATGGAAGATGGCCATTTGAAAGGATGGAAGCACTAA
- the LOC120092732 gene encoding uncharacterized protein LOC120092732 isoform X2: protein MIKLEDSLQEPLKFVLQSSTNGTLDFDLGLCNAFCSALLKDDPSTSNPLPDSGAGVPPYPLYKRLTLALWESLCSGTFCPMYKRMSIKNGESSLKQKEEIWLKLIMDKGSEMVQVSDRCNFPFIATDKINFILHLKTLLFQQVLKSLNLELDVDEPFFTQLNDGQKSIEVKYALGKYDRLEPGMLIIFNKCLVFEISVTFSDMLESENLQSILPGVESIDEGLQILKSLNREEEEMADSVIAICISSVPFQPYVSLAAIISGLSYEGLQGLLGLTHTAGTVPDVLPPPRSVLLSSFVLPYKLKGKGIKLTHGAKALAKHHHRPSSKYWGTFDGNESDKNRLAMNTIVHLIAHCCWMNIHIVAPHGIVFEIRIAEGYGARWSKDGNKFIGFLEPYMEDGHLKGWKH from the exons ATGATCAAGCTCGAGGACAGTTTGCAGGAGCCGCTCAAGTTTGTTCTGCAGTCATCCACTAACGGAACCCTAGACTTCGATTTGGGTCTCTGCAATGCCTTCTGCTCTGCTCTCCTTAAAGACGACCCTTCCACTTCCAATCCCTTACCAGACTCCGGAGCAG GTGTTCCTCCATATCCTTTATACAAACGTTTAACATTAGCTTTGTGGGAATCCCTCTGTTCTGGCACTTTCTGTCCAATGTATAAGAGAATGTCAATTAAGAATGGAGAAAGTTCTTTAAAGCAGAAAGAGGAAATATGGTTGAAGCTGATTATGGATAAGGGGTCTGAAATGGTACAGGTAAGTGATAGAtgtaattttccttttatagcAACTGATAAGATCAACTTTATCCTTCATTTAAAGACTCTTTTATTTCAGCAGGTGCTTAAATCTCTTAACCTTGAACTTGATGTTGATGAACCTTTCTTTACGCAGCTAAATG ATGGCCAAAAATCAATTGAAGTAAAGTATGCTTTGGGCAAATACGatag ACTTGAACCAGGAATGCTGATTATCTTCAATAAATGTCTTGTATTTGAAATCTCGGTAACAT TTTCTGATATGTTGGAGTCTGAAAACCTTCAAAGCATCCTGCCTGGAGTTGAAAGCATTGACGAAG gtTTGCAAATATTGAAATCTTTGAacagagaagaggaagaaatggcTGACAGTGTTATTGCTATATGTATTTCAAGTGTACCATTTCAGCCTTACGTTTCTTTAGCTGCAATAATCTCA GGGCTGAGTTATGAAGGTCTTCAAGGTCTTCTCGGCTTGACACATACTGCAGGAACGGTTCCTGATGTTCTTCCCCCACCAAGATCAGTTCTTTTATCTTCATTTGTGCTTCCATATAAACTCAAG GGTAAAGGCATAAAGTTAACTCATGGAGCTAAGGCATTGGCAAAGCATCATCATAGACCTAGCAGCAAATATTGGGGTACTTTTGATGGAAATG AATCTGATAAGAACAGGCTTGCCATGAATACGATTGTTCACTTGATAGCTCATTGTTGCTGGATGAATATTCATATTGTTGCACCACATGGGATAGTTTTTGAGATAAGAATAGCAGAAGGGTATGGTGCCAGGTGGTCAAAAGATGGAAACAAG TTCATTGGATTTCTGGAGCCATACATGGAAGATGGCCATTTGAAAGGATGGAAGCACTAA
- the LOC120092732 gene encoding uncharacterized protein LOC120092732 isoform X6: protein MIKLEDSLQEPLKFVLQSSTNGTLDFDLGLCNAFCSALLKDDPSTSNPLPDSGAGVPPYPLYKRLTLALWESLCSGTFCPMYKRMSIKNGESSLKQKEEIWLKLIMDKGSEMVQVSDRCNFPFIATDKINFILHLKTLLFQQVLKSLNLELDVDEPFFTQLNDGQKSIEVKYALGKYDRLEPGMLIIFNKCLVFEISDIRWYVSVSDMLESENLQSILPGVESIDEGLQILKSLNREEEEMADSVIAICISSVPFQPYVSLAAIISGLSYEGLQGLLGLTHTAGTVPDVLPPPRSVLLSSFVLPYKLKNLIRTGLP, encoded by the exons ATGATCAAGCTCGAGGACAGTTTGCAGGAGCCGCTCAAGTTTGTTCTGCAGTCATCCACTAACGGAACCCTAGACTTCGATTTGGGTCTCTGCAATGCCTTCTGCTCTGCTCTCCTTAAAGACGACCCTTCCACTTCCAATCCCTTACCAGACTCCGGAGCAG GTGTTCCTCCATATCCTTTATACAAACGTTTAACATTAGCTTTGTGGGAATCCCTCTGTTCTGGCACTTTCTGTCCAATGTATAAGAGAATGTCAATTAAGAATGGAGAAAGTTCTTTAAAGCAGAAAGAGGAAATATGGTTGAAGCTGATTATGGATAAGGGGTCTGAAATGGTACAGGTAAGTGATAGAtgtaattttccttttatagcAACTGATAAGATCAACTTTATCCTTCATTTAAAGACTCTTTTATTTCAGCAGGTGCTTAAATCTCTTAACCTTGAACTTGATGTTGATGAACCTTTCTTTACGCAGCTAAATG ATGGCCAAAAATCAATTGAAGTAAAGTATGCTTTGGGCAAATACGatag ACTTGAACCAGGAATGCTGATTATCTTCAATAAATGTCTTGTATTTGAAATCTCG GATATCCGCTGGTATGTGTCAGTTTCTGATATGTTGGAGTCTGAAAACCTTCAAAGCATCCTGCCTGGAGTTGAAAGCATTGACGAAG gtTTGCAAATATTGAAATCTTTGAacagagaagaggaagaaatggcTGACAGTGTTATTGCTATATGTATTTCAAGTGTACCATTTCAGCCTTACGTTTCTTTAGCTGCAATAATCTCA GGGCTGAGTTATGAAGGTCTTCAAGGTCTTCTCGGCTTGACACATACTGCAGGAACGGTTCCTGATGTTCTTCCCCCACCAAGATCAGTTCTTTTATCTTCATTTGTGCTTCCATATAAACTCAAG AATCTGATAAGAACAGGCTTGCCATGA
- the LOC120092732 gene encoding uncharacterized protein LOC120092732 isoform X1: MIKLEDSLQEPLKFVLQSSTNGTLDFDLGLCNAFCSALLKDDPSTSNPLPDSGAGVPPYPLYKRLTLALWESLCSGTFCPMYKRMSIKNGESSLKQKEEIWLKLIMDKGSEMVQVSDRCNFPFIATDKINFILHLKTLLFQQVLKSLNLELDVDEPFFTQLNDGQKSIEVKYALGKYDRLEPGMLIIFNKCLVFEISDIRWYVSVSDMLESENLQSILPGVESIDEGLQILKSLNREEEEMADSVIAICISSVPFQPYVSLAAIISGLSYEGLQGLLGLTHTAGTVPDVLPPPRSVLLSSFVLPYKLKGKGIKLTHGAKALAKHHHRPSSKYWGTFDGNESDKNRLAMNTIVHLIAHCCWMNIHIVAPHGIVFEIRIAEGYGARWSKDGNKFIGFLEPYMEDGHLKGWKH; this comes from the exons ATGATCAAGCTCGAGGACAGTTTGCAGGAGCCGCTCAAGTTTGTTCTGCAGTCATCCACTAACGGAACCCTAGACTTCGATTTGGGTCTCTGCAATGCCTTCTGCTCTGCTCTCCTTAAAGACGACCCTTCCACTTCCAATCCCTTACCAGACTCCGGAGCAG GTGTTCCTCCATATCCTTTATACAAACGTTTAACATTAGCTTTGTGGGAATCCCTCTGTTCTGGCACTTTCTGTCCAATGTATAAGAGAATGTCAATTAAGAATGGAGAAAGTTCTTTAAAGCAGAAAGAGGAAATATGGTTGAAGCTGATTATGGATAAGGGGTCTGAAATGGTACAGGTAAGTGATAGAtgtaattttccttttatagcAACTGATAAGATCAACTTTATCCTTCATTTAAAGACTCTTTTATTTCAGCAGGTGCTTAAATCTCTTAACCTTGAACTTGATGTTGATGAACCTTTCTTTACGCAGCTAAATG ATGGCCAAAAATCAATTGAAGTAAAGTATGCTTTGGGCAAATACGatag ACTTGAACCAGGAATGCTGATTATCTTCAATAAATGTCTTGTATTTGAAATCTCG GATATCCGCTGGTATGTGTCAGTTTCTGATATGTTGGAGTCTGAAAACCTTCAAAGCATCCTGCCTGGAGTTGAAAGCATTGACGAAG gtTTGCAAATATTGAAATCTTTGAacagagaagaggaagaaatggcTGACAGTGTTATTGCTATATGTATTTCAAGTGTACCATTTCAGCCTTACGTTTCTTTAGCTGCAATAATCTCA GGGCTGAGTTATGAAGGTCTTCAAGGTCTTCTCGGCTTGACACATACTGCAGGAACGGTTCCTGATGTTCTTCCCCCACCAAGATCAGTTCTTTTATCTTCATTTGTGCTTCCATATAAACTCAAG GGTAAAGGCATAAAGTTAACTCATGGAGCTAAGGCATTGGCAAAGCATCATCATAGACCTAGCAGCAAATATTGGGGTACTTTTGATGGAAATG AATCTGATAAGAACAGGCTTGCCATGAATACGATTGTTCACTTGATAGCTCATTGTTGCTGGATGAATATTCATATTGTTGCACCACATGGGATAGTTTTTGAGATAAGAATAGCAGAAGGGTATGGTGCCAGGTGGTCAAAAGATGGAAACAAG TTCATTGGATTTCTGGAGCCATACATGGAAGATGGCCATTTGAAAGGATGGAAGCACTAA
- the LOC120092732 gene encoding uncharacterized protein LOC120092732 isoform X5, producing the protein MIKLEDSLQEPLKFVLQSSTNGTLDFDLGLCNAFCSALLKDDPSTSNPLPDSGAGVPPYPLYKRLTLALWESLCSGTFCPMYKRMSIKNGESSLKQKEEIWLKLIMDKGSEMVQVSDRCNFPFIATDKINFILHLKTLLFQQVLKSLNLELDVDEPFFTQLNDGQKSIEVKYALGKYDRLEPGMLIIFNKCLVFEISDIRWYVSVSDMLESENLQSILPGVESIDEGLQILKSLNREEEEMADSVIAICISSVPFQPYVSLAAIISGLSYEGLQGLLGLTHTAGTVPDVLPPPRSVLLSSFVLPYKLKFIGFLEPYMEDGHLKGWKH; encoded by the exons ATGATCAAGCTCGAGGACAGTTTGCAGGAGCCGCTCAAGTTTGTTCTGCAGTCATCCACTAACGGAACCCTAGACTTCGATTTGGGTCTCTGCAATGCCTTCTGCTCTGCTCTCCTTAAAGACGACCCTTCCACTTCCAATCCCTTACCAGACTCCGGAGCAG GTGTTCCTCCATATCCTTTATACAAACGTTTAACATTAGCTTTGTGGGAATCCCTCTGTTCTGGCACTTTCTGTCCAATGTATAAGAGAATGTCAATTAAGAATGGAGAAAGTTCTTTAAAGCAGAAAGAGGAAATATGGTTGAAGCTGATTATGGATAAGGGGTCTGAAATGGTACAGGTAAGTGATAGAtgtaattttccttttatagcAACTGATAAGATCAACTTTATCCTTCATTTAAAGACTCTTTTATTTCAGCAGGTGCTTAAATCTCTTAACCTTGAACTTGATGTTGATGAACCTTTCTTTACGCAGCTAAATG ATGGCCAAAAATCAATTGAAGTAAAGTATGCTTTGGGCAAATACGatag ACTTGAACCAGGAATGCTGATTATCTTCAATAAATGTCTTGTATTTGAAATCTCG GATATCCGCTGGTATGTGTCAGTTTCTGATATGTTGGAGTCTGAAAACCTTCAAAGCATCCTGCCTGGAGTTGAAAGCATTGACGAAG gtTTGCAAATATTGAAATCTTTGAacagagaagaggaagaaatggcTGACAGTGTTATTGCTATATGTATTTCAAGTGTACCATTTCAGCCTTACGTTTCTTTAGCTGCAATAATCTCA GGGCTGAGTTATGAAGGTCTTCAAGGTCTTCTCGGCTTGACACATACTGCAGGAACGGTTCCTGATGTTCTTCCCCCACCAAGATCAGTTCTTTTATCTTCATTTGTGCTTCCATATAAACTCAAG TTCATTGGATTTCTGGAGCCATACATGGAAGATGGCCATTTGAAAGGATGGAAGCACTAA
- the LOC120092732 gene encoding uncharacterized protein LOC120092732 isoform X3, whose protein sequence is MIKLEDSLQEPLKFVLQSSTNGTLDFDLGLCNAFCSALLKDDPSTSNPLPDSGAGVPPYPLYKRLTLALWESLCSGTFCPMYKRMSIKNGESSLKQKEEIWLKLIMDKGSEMVQVLKSLNLELDVDEPFFTQLNDGQKSIEVKYALGKYDRLEPGMLIIFNKCLVFEISDIRWYVSVSDMLESENLQSILPGVESIDEGLQILKSLNREEEEMADSVIAICISSVPFQPYVSLAAIISGLSYEGLQGLLGLTHTAGTVPDVLPPPRSVLLSSFVLPYKLKGKGIKLTHGAKALAKHHHRPSSKYWGTFDGNESDKNRLAMNTIVHLIAHCCWMNIHIVAPHGIVFEIRIAEGYGARWSKDGNKFIGFLEPYMEDGHLKGWKH, encoded by the exons ATGATCAAGCTCGAGGACAGTTTGCAGGAGCCGCTCAAGTTTGTTCTGCAGTCATCCACTAACGGAACCCTAGACTTCGATTTGGGTCTCTGCAATGCCTTCTGCTCTGCTCTCCTTAAAGACGACCCTTCCACTTCCAATCCCTTACCAGACTCCGGAGCAG GTGTTCCTCCATATCCTTTATACAAACGTTTAACATTAGCTTTGTGGGAATCCCTCTGTTCTGGCACTTTCTGTCCAATGTATAAGAGAATGTCAATTAAGAATGGAGAAAGTTCTTTAAAGCAGAAAGAGGAAATATGGTTGAAGCTGATTATGGATAAGGGGTCTGAAATGGTACAG GTGCTTAAATCTCTTAACCTTGAACTTGATGTTGATGAACCTTTCTTTACGCAGCTAAATG ATGGCCAAAAATCAATTGAAGTAAAGTATGCTTTGGGCAAATACGatag ACTTGAACCAGGAATGCTGATTATCTTCAATAAATGTCTTGTATTTGAAATCTCG GATATCCGCTGGTATGTGTCAGTTTCTGATATGTTGGAGTCTGAAAACCTTCAAAGCATCCTGCCTGGAGTTGAAAGCATTGACGAAG gtTTGCAAATATTGAAATCTTTGAacagagaagaggaagaaatggcTGACAGTGTTATTGCTATATGTATTTCAAGTGTACCATTTCAGCCTTACGTTTCTTTAGCTGCAATAATCTCA GGGCTGAGTTATGAAGGTCTTCAAGGTCTTCTCGGCTTGACACATACTGCAGGAACGGTTCCTGATGTTCTTCCCCCACCAAGATCAGTTCTTTTATCTTCATTTGTGCTTCCATATAAACTCAAG GGTAAAGGCATAAAGTTAACTCATGGAGCTAAGGCATTGGCAAAGCATCATCATAGACCTAGCAGCAAATATTGGGGTACTTTTGATGGAAATG AATCTGATAAGAACAGGCTTGCCATGAATACGATTGTTCACTTGATAGCTCATTGTTGCTGGATGAATATTCATATTGTTGCACCACATGGGATAGTTTTTGAGATAAGAATAGCAGAAGGGTATGGTGCCAGGTGGTCAAAAGATGGAAACAAG TTCATTGGATTTCTGGAGCCATACATGGAAGATGGCCATTTGAAAGGATGGAAGCACTAA